In the genome of Pongo pygmaeus isolate AG05252 chromosome 9, NHGRI_mPonPyg2-v2.0_pri, whole genome shotgun sequence, one region contains:
- the LOC134737524 gene encoding RNA-binding protein 14 — translation MKIFVGNVDGADTTPEELAALFAPYGTVMSCAVMKQFAFVHMRENAGALRAIEALHGHELRPGRALVVEMSRPRPLNTWKIFVGNVSAACTSQELRSLFERRGRVIECDVVKDYAFVHMEKEADAKAAIAQLNGKEVKGKRINVELSTKGQKKGPGLAVQSGDKTKKPGAGDTAFPGTGGFSATFDYQQAFGNSTGGFDGQARQPTPPFFGRDRSPLRRSPPRASYVAPLTAQPATYRAQPSVSLGAAYRAQPSASLGVGYRTQPMTAQAASYRAQPSVSLGAPYRGQLASPSSQSAAASSLGPYGGAQPSASALSSYGGQAAAASSLNSYGAQGSSLASYGNQPSSYGAQAASSYGVRAAASSYNTQGAASSLGSYGAQAASYGAQSAASSLAYGAQAASYNAQPSASYNAQSAPYAAQQAASYSSQPAAYVAQPATAAAYASQPAAYAAQATTPMAGSYGAQPVVQTQLNSYGAQASMGLSGSYGAQSAAAATGSYGAAAAYGAQPSATLAAPYRTQSSASLAASYAAQQHPQAAASYRGQPGNAYDGAGQPSAAYLSMSQGAVANANSTPPPYERTRLSPPRASYDDPYKKAVAMSKRYGSDRRLAELSDYRRLSESQLSFRRSPTKSSLDYRRLPDAHSDYARYSGSYNDYLRAAQMHSGYQRRM, via the exons ATGAAGATATTCGTGGGCAACGTCGACGGGGCGGATACGACTCCGGAGGAGCTGGCAGCCCTCTTTGCGCCCTACGGCACGGTCATGAGCTGCGCCGTCATGAAACAGTTCGCCTTCGTGCACATGCGCGAGAACGCGGGCGCGCTGCGCGCCATCGAAGCCCTGCACGGACACGAGCTGCGGCCGGGGCGCGCGCTCGTGGTGGAGATGTCGCGCCCAAGGCCTCTTAATACTTGGAAGATTTTCGTGGGCAATGTGTCGGCTGCATGCACGAGCCAGGAACTGCGCAGCCTCTTCGAGCGCCGCGGACGCGTCATCGAGTGTGACGTGGTGAAAG ACTACGCGTTTGTTCACATGGAGAAGGAAGCAGATGCCAAAGCCGCAATCGCGCAGCTCAACGGCAAAGAAGTGAAGGGCAAGCGCATCAACGTGGAACTCTCCACCAAGGGTCAGAAGAAGGGGCCTGGCCTGGCTGTCCAGTCTGGGGACAAGACCAAGAAACCAGGGGCTGGGGATACGGCCTTCCCTGGAACTGGTGGCTTCTCTGCCACCTTCGACTACCAGCAGGCTTTTGGCAACAGCACTGGTGGCTTTGATGGGCAAGCCCGTCAGCCCACACCACCCTTCTTTGGTCGCGACCGCAGCCCTCTGCGCCGTTCACCTCCCCGAGCCTCTTATGTGGCTCCTCTGACGGCCCAGCCAGCTACCTACCGGGCCCAGCCGTCAGTGTCACTGGGAGCTGCCTACAGGGCCCAGCCTTCCGCCTCTTTGGGTGTTGGCTATCGGACTCAGCCCATGACAGCCCAGGCAGCCTCTTACCGCGCTCAGCCCTCTGTCTCCCTTGGGGCACCATACAGGGGCCAGCTGGCTAGTCCTAGCTCCCAGTCTGCTGCAGCTTCTTCACTCGGCCCATATGGTGGAGCCCAGCCCTCAGCCTCGGCCCTTTCCTCCTATGGGGGTCAGGCAGCTGCGGCTTCTTCGCTCAACTCCTACGGGGCTCAGGGTTCCTCCCTTGCCTCCTATGGTAACCAGCCATCCTCTTACGGCGCCCAGGCTGCCTCTTCCTATGGGGTTCGTGCAGCTGCTTCTTCCTACAACACCCAGGGAGCAGCTTCCTCCTTAGGCTCCTACGGGGCTCAGGCAGCCTCCTATGGGGCCCAGTCTGCAGCCTCCTCACTAGCTTATGGAGCCCAGGCAGCTTCATATAATGCCCAGCCCTCGGCCTCTTACAATGCTCAGTCTGCCCCATATGCTGCACAGCAGGCTGCTTCCTACTCTTCCCAACCTGCTGCCTATGTGGCACAGCCAGCCACAGCTGCTGCCTATGCCAGCCAGCCAGCAGCCTACGCCGCACAAGCCACTACCCCAATGGCTGGCTCCTATGGGGCCCAGCCGGTTGTCCAGACCCAGCTGAATAGTTACGGGGCCCAAGCATCAATGGGCCTCTCAGGCTCCTATGGGGCTCAGTCGGCTGCTGCGGCCACTGGCTCCTATGGTGCCGCAGCAGCCTACGGGGCCCAACCTTCTGCCACCCTGGCAGCTCCTTACCGCACTCAGTCGTCAGCCTCATTGGCTGCTTCCTATGCTGCCCAGCAGCATCCCCAGGCTGCTGCCTCCTACCGCGGCCAGCCAGGCAATGCCTACGATGGGGCAGGTCAGCCGTCTGCAGCCTACCTGTCCATGTCCCAGGGGGCCGTTGCCAACGCCAACAGCACCCCGCCGCCCTATGAGCGTACCCGCCTCTCCCCACCCCGGGCCAGCTACGACGATCCCTACAAAAAGGCTGTCGCCATGTCGAAAAG GTATGGTTCCGACCGGCGTTTAGCCGAGCTCTCTGATTACCGCCGTTTATCAGAGTCGCAGCTTTCGTTCCGCCGCTCGCCGACAAAGTCCTCGCTGGATTACCGTCGCCTGCCCGATGCCCATTCCGATTACGCACGCTATTCGGGCTCCTATAATGATTACCTGCGGGCGGCTCAGATGCACTCTGGGTACCAGCGCCGCATGTAG
- the CCS gene encoding copper chaperone for superoxide dismutase isoform X2 has translation MASDSGNQGTLCTLEFTVQMTCQSCVDAVRKSLQGVAGVQDVEVHLEDQMVLVHTTLPSQEVQALLEGTGRQAVLKGMGSGQLQNLGAAVAILGGPGTVQGVVRFLQLTPERCLIEGTIDGLEPGLHGLHVHQYGDLTNNCNSCGNHFNPDGASHGGPQDSDRTGPRRPCLPSPWGAQILPDWYPQEEMGTLGKQEEASQSGSQKIAAWHHVAHISYTHTGSHSSTVETWAMSVLMLTAAPSSEWRMSS, from the exons ATGGCTTCGGACTCGGGGAACCAGGGGACCCTCTGCACG TTGGAGTTCACGGTGCAGATGACCTGTCAGAGCTGTGTGGACGCGGTGCGCAAGTCCCTGCAAGGGGTGGCAG GTGTCCAGGATGTGGAGGTGCACTTGGAGGACCAGATGGTCTTGGTACACACCACTCTGCCCAGCCAGGAGGTGCAAGCTCTCCTGGAAGGCACGGGGCGGCAGGCGGTACTCAAGGGCATGGGCAGCGGCCAGTTGC AGAATCTGGGGGCAGCAGTGGCCATCCTGGGGGGGCCTGGCACCGTGCAGGGGGTGGTGCGCTTCCTACAGCTGACCCCTGAGCGCTGCCTCATCGAGGGAACTATTGACGGCCTGGAGCCTGGGCTGCATGGACTCCACGTCCATCAGTATGGGGACCTCACAAACAACTGCAACAG cTGTGGGAACCACTTTAACCCTGATGGAGCATCTCATGGGGGCCCCCAGGACTCCGACCGG ACAGGGCCAAGAAGACCTTGCCTGCCCAGTCCTTGGGGAGCTCAGATCCTACCAGACTGGTACCCACAGGAGGAAATGGGTACTTTAGGGAAGCAGGAAGAGGCATCGCAATCAGGAAGTCAGAAGATAGCAGCTTGGCACCACGTGGCACACATCTCCTATACACACACTGGATCTCATTCCAGCACCGTGGAGACCTGGGCAATGTCCGTGCTGATGCTGACGGCCGCGCCATCTTCAGAATGGAGGATGAGCAGCTGA
- the CCS gene encoding copper chaperone for superoxide dismutase isoform X3, which produces MVLVHTTLPSQEVQALLEGTGRQAVLKGMGSGQLQNLGAAVAILGGPGTVQGVVRFLQLTPERCLIEGTIDGLEPGLHGLHVHQYGDLTNNCNSCGNHFNPDGASHGGPQDSDRHRGDLGNVRADADGRAIFRMEDEQLKVWDVIGRSLIIDEGEDDLGRGGHPLSKITGNSGERLACGIIARSAGLFQNPKQICSCDGLTIWEERGRPIAGKGRKESAQPPAHL; this is translated from the exons ATGGTCTTGGTACACACCACTCTGCCCAGCCAGGAGGTGCAAGCTCTCCTGGAAGGCACGGGGCGGCAGGCGGTACTCAAGGGCATGGGCAGCGGCCAGTTGC AGAATCTGGGGGCAGCAGTGGCCATCCTGGGGGGGCCTGGCACCGTGCAGGGGGTGGTGCGCTTCCTACAGCTGACCCCTGAGCGCTGCCTCATCGAGGGAACTATTGACGGCCTGGAGCCTGGGCTGCATGGACTCCACGTCCATCAGTATGGGGACCTCACAAACAACTGCAACAG cTGTGGGAACCACTTTAACCCTGATGGAGCATCTCATGGGGGCCCCCAGGACTCCGACCGG CACCGTGGAGACCTGGGCAATGTCCGTGCTGATGCTGACGGCCGCGCCATCTTCAGAATGGAGGATGAGCAGCTGAAG GTGTGGGATGTGATTGGCCGCAGCCTGATTATTGATGAGGGAGAAGATGACCTGGGCCGGGGAGGCCATCCCTTATCCAAGATCACAGGGAACTCCGGGGAGAG GTTGGCCTGTGGCATCATCGCACGCTCCGCTGGCCTCTTCCAGAACCCCAAGCAGATCTGCTCTTGCGATGGCCTCACCATCTGGGAAGAGCGAGGCCGGCCCATCGCTGGCAAGGGCCGAAAGGAGTCGGcccagccccctgcccacctTTGA
- the CCDC87 gene encoding coiled-coil domain-containing protein 87, with translation MEPPKPEPELQRFYHRLLRPLSLFPTRTTSPEPQKCPPQEGRILQSFSLAKLTVASLCSQVANLLASSGIAARVPPEARLRLIKVILDELKCSWREPPAELSLSHKNNQKLRKRLEAYVLLSSEQLFLRYLHLLVTMSTPRGVFTESATLTRLAASLARDCTLFLTSPDVYRGLLADFQALLRAEQASGDVDKLRPVCPAGTFKLCPIPWPHSTGFAQVQCSNLNLNYLIQLSRPPEFLNEPGRMDPVKELKSIPRLKRKKPLHWLPSIGKKREIDISSSQMVSLLSYPVAPASRASPSPFYSELRRGQSMPSLREGWRLADELGLPPLPSRPLTPLVLATESKPELTGHIVAEDLKQLIKKMKLEGTRYPPLDSGLPPLLGVVTRHPAAGHRLEELEKMLRNLQEEEASGQWDPQPPKSFPLHPQPVTITLKLRNKVVVQAAAVRVSDRNFLDSFHIEGAGALYNHLAGELDPKAIEKMDIDNFVGSTTREVYKELMSHISSDHLHFDQGPLVEPAADKDWPTFLSSAFLRQEKQSQIINPELVGLYSQKANTLQSNTEKMPSLPLLQATKSWEKWSNRASLMNSWKTTLSVDGYFKYLTNHETDFLHVIFQMHEEEVPVEIVAPVRESLEIQHPPPLLEDEEPDFVPGEWDWNTVLEHRLEAGKTPHLGEPHKILSLQKRLEQLWSVLEVPDKDQVDMAIKYSSKARLRQLPSLVNAWERALKPIQLREALLARLEWFEGQASNPNRFFKKTNLSSSHFLEENQIRSHLHRKLNLMESSLASLLEEIELIFGEPVIFKGRRYLDKMKSDKVEMLYWLQQQRRVRHLVSALKDPHQSTLFRSSAASL, from the coding sequence ATGGAGCCCCCGAAGCCCGAGCCTGAGCTCCAGAGGTTTTACCACCGGTTGCTGCGTCCGCTGTCGCTCTTCCCCACTAGGACGACGTCCCCAGAGCCTCAGAAGTGCCCCCCGCAGGAGGGCCGGATTCTGCAGTCCTTCTCTCTCGCGAAGCTGACGGTGGCGTCGCTGTGCAGCCAGGTGGCCAACCTGCTGGCCAGCAGCGGCATAGCAGCGCGAGTGCCTCCTGAGGCCCGACTACGTCTCATCAAGGTCATCCTGGACGAGCTGAAGTGCAGCTGGCGGGAGCCGCCCGCCGAACTTAGTCTGAGCCACAAAAACAACCAGAAGCTGCGGAAGCGGCTCGAGGCCTACGTGCTGCTGAGCAGCGAGCAGCTCTTCTTGCGCTACCTGCACCTGCTAGTGACCATGTCGACCCCCAGGGGGGTCTTCACTGAATCAGCCACCCTCACCCGGTTGGCCGCCAGCCTCGCCAGGGACTGCACACTCTTCCTTACTAGTCCCGACGTCTACCGTGGCCTTCTCGCCGACTTCCAGGCCCTGCTGAGGGCAGAGCAGGCCTCTGGAGATGTGGACAAGCTGCGCCCTGTCTGCCCTGCTGGGACGTTCAAGCTGTGCCCTATCCCCTGGCCTCACAGCACTGGCTTCGCCCAAGTGCAGTGCTCTAACCTCAACCTGAACTACCTCATCCAACTCAGCCGTCCACCAGAGTTTCTCAATGAGCCAGGAAGAATGGATCCAGTGAAGGAATTGAAGTCCATCCCTCGGTTGAAGAGGAAAAAGCCTCTCCACTGGCTGCCCTCcataggaaagaagagagaaatcgACATCAGTTCCTCACAGATGGTGTCGCTGCTCAGCTATCCTGTGGCCCCCGCCAGCAGGGCTTCCCCCTCGCCTTTCTACTCTGAGCTCCGGAGAGGCCAATCCATGCCCTCCCTGCGTGAGGGCTGGAGGCTGGCAGATGAGTTGGGTCTTCCTCCACTCCCATCTCGCCCCTTAACCCCGCTGGTCTTGGCTACAGAGAGCAAACCAGAGCTGACTGGGCACATCGTGGCTGAGGATCTGAAGCAGTTGATAAAGAAGATGAAGTTGGAGGGGACTCGCTACCCACCACTGGACTCAGGCCTGCCTCCTCTCCTGGGGGTTGTGACCCGTCACCCAGCTGCAGGGCATCGCCTGGAGGAGCTGGAGAAGATGTTGAGGAACCTCCAGGAGGAAGAAGCCTCTGGGCAGTGGGACCCCCAGCCCCCcaaatcctttccacttcacCCACAGCCAGTGACCATTACTTTGAAGCTTAGAAATAAGGTCGTGGTCCAGGCGGCTGCCGTACGGGTCTCTGATAGAAACTTCTTAGACTCTTTCCACATTGAGGGGGCTGGAGCCCTGTATAACCATCTGGCTGGTGAACTGGATCCCAAAGCCATTGAAAAAATGGATATTGATAACTTTGTTGGCAGTACTACCAGGGAGGTCTACAAGGAGTTGATGAGCCATATCTCTTCTGACCACTTACATTTTGATCAAGGGCCCCTAGTTGAGCCTGCAGCAGATAAAGACTGGCCCACCTTCCTGTCCTCAGCCTTTCTACGTCAAGAAAAACAGTCTCAAATCATCAACCCTGAGCTGGTTGGACTTTACTCCCAGAAAGCAAACACTTTACAGTCCAATACTGAGAAGATGCCCTCCCTCCCATTACTCCAAGCTACCAAAAGCTGGGAGAAGTGGTCAAACAGGGCCTCCTTGATGAACTCGTGGAAAACCACCTTGTCTGTGGATGGCTACTTCAAGTACCTCACCAACCATGAAACAGATTTCCTTCATGTCATCTTTCAAATGCATGAAGAAGAGGTTCCTGTGGAGATTGTGGCCCCTGTCCGAGAGTCCCTAGAGATTCAGCACCCTCCCCCATTGCTAGAAGATGAAGAACCAGACTTTGTGCCAGGAGAGTGGGATTGGAACACTGTGCTAGAGCACAGGCTAGAAGCTGGGAAGACACCCCACCTAGGAGAACCCCACAAAATTCTGAGCCTGCAGAAGCGTCTGGAACAACTGTGGTCCGTGCTTGAGGTCCCCGACAAGGACCAGGTGGACATGGCCATTAAATATAGCTCCAAAGCCCGCCTGAGGCAGCTGCCTTCATTGGTGAATGCCTGGGAGCGGGCCCTGAAGCCCATTCAGCTGCGGGAGGCGTTGCTGGCGAGACTAGAGTGGTTTGAGGGACAAGCTTCTAACCCCAACCGCTTCTTCAAAAAGACCAACTTGAGCTCCAGTCACTTCCTGGAGGAGAATCAGATCCGAAGCCATCTCCACAGGAAGCTCAACTTAATGGAGTCTTCTTTGGCTTCCCTCCTGGAGGAGATAGAGTTAATCTTTGGCGAGCCAGTGATCTTCAAGGGGCGGCGCTACCTGGACAAGATGAAGAGCGACAAAGTGGAGATGCTCTATTGGCTGCAACAGCAGCGGCGGGTTCGCCACCTGGTCTCGGCCCTGAAGGATCCCCACCAGTCAACCCTGTTCAGGAGCTCAGCAGCCAGCCTTTAG
- the CCS gene encoding copper chaperone for superoxide dismutase isoform X1, translated as MASDSGNQGTLCTLEFTVQMTCQSCVDAVRKSLQGVAGVQDVEVHLEDQMVLVHTTLPSQEVQALLEGTGRQAVLKGMGSGQLQNLGAAVAILGGPGTVQGVVRFLQLTPERCLIEGTIDGLEPGLHGLHVHQYGDLTNNCNSCGNHFNPDGASHGGPQDSDRHRGDLGNVRADADGRAIFRMEDEQLKVWDVIGRSLIIDEGEDDLGRGGHPLSKITGNSGERLACGIIARSAGLFQNPKQICSCDGLTIWEERGRPIAGKGRKESAQPPAHL; from the exons ATGGCTTCGGACTCGGGGAACCAGGGGACCCTCTGCACG TTGGAGTTCACGGTGCAGATGACCTGTCAGAGCTGTGTGGACGCGGTGCGCAAGTCCCTGCAAGGGGTGGCAG GTGTCCAGGATGTGGAGGTGCACTTGGAGGACCAGATGGTCTTGGTACACACCACTCTGCCCAGCCAGGAGGTGCAAGCTCTCCTGGAAGGCACGGGGCGGCAGGCGGTACTCAAGGGCATGGGCAGCGGCCAGTTGC AGAATCTGGGGGCAGCAGTGGCCATCCTGGGGGGGCCTGGCACCGTGCAGGGGGTGGTGCGCTTCCTACAGCTGACCCCTGAGCGCTGCCTCATCGAGGGAACTATTGACGGCCTGGAGCCTGGGCTGCATGGACTCCACGTCCATCAGTATGGGGACCTCACAAACAACTGCAACAG cTGTGGGAACCACTTTAACCCTGATGGAGCATCTCATGGGGGCCCCCAGGACTCCGACCGG CACCGTGGAGACCTGGGCAATGTCCGTGCTGATGCTGACGGCCGCGCCATCTTCAGAATGGAGGATGAGCAGCTGAAG GTGTGGGATGTGATTGGCCGCAGCCTGATTATTGATGAGGGAGAAGATGACCTGGGCCGGGGAGGCCATCCCTTATCCAAGATCACAGGGAACTCCGGGGAGAG GTTGGCCTGTGGCATCATCGCACGCTCCGCTGGCCTCTTCCAGAACCCCAAGCAGATCTGCTCTTGCGATGGCCTCACCATCTGGGAAGAGCGAGGCCGGCCCATCGCTGGCAAGGGCCGAAAGGAGTCGGcccagccccctgcccacctTTGA